From a region of the Streptomyces caniferus genome:
- a CDS encoding pyridoxal phosphate-dependent decarboxylase family protein — protein MDLLARPAEDPADSRTYLLNEKTAPHYRSAVTESVARIGAKIAATDRPFTGITVDRLTPAVSGIDLDAPLHDAAAALDELEEVYLRDAVYFHHPRYLAHLNCPVVIPALVGEAVLSAVNSSLDTWDQSAGGTLIERRLVDWTAERIGLGAQADGIFTSGGSQSNLQALLLARDEACRRALTGDGAPVAEPSTPPPSRLTDVLPRLRILTSECSHFSIRKSATLLGMGAEAVITVPGDENKRMRTADLADELARCHRDGLMPMAVVATAGTTDFGSIDPLPEIADLRDRYGTWMHVDAAYGCGLLVSRRRALLTGIERADSVTVDYHKSFFQPVSSSAVLVRDRATLRHVTYHADYLNPRRMVERRIPNQVDKSIQTTRRFDALKLWLTLRIMGAGAVGELFDDVIDRAAEAWKLLHDDPRFSVVVEPQLSTLVFRYVPSTDQDPELCDRVNLHLRDALFASGDAIVAGTVVDGRHHLKFTLLNPETTLEDIAAVLDLIAEHAGAYLAEQSRPALSAR, from the coding sequence ATGGATCTCCTCGCGCGCCCCGCCGAGGACCCGGCCGACAGCCGGACATACCTGCTCAACGAGAAGACGGCCCCGCACTACCGCAGTGCGGTCACCGAGAGCGTCGCCCGCATCGGCGCCAAAATCGCGGCCACCGACCGCCCGTTCACCGGCATCACCGTCGACCGCCTCACCCCCGCCGTCTCCGGCATCGACCTCGACGCGCCCCTGCACGACGCGGCCGCCGCACTCGACGAACTCGAAGAGGTCTACCTCCGCGACGCCGTCTACTTCCACCACCCGCGCTATCTGGCGCACCTCAACTGCCCCGTGGTGATCCCCGCCCTCGTCGGCGAGGCCGTGCTCTCCGCCGTCAACTCCTCCCTGGACACCTGGGACCAGAGCGCCGGCGGCACCCTCATCGAGCGCCGGCTCGTCGACTGGACCGCCGAGCGCATCGGCCTGGGCGCACAGGCCGACGGGATCTTCACCAGCGGCGGCAGCCAGTCCAACCTCCAGGCCCTGCTGCTCGCCCGGGACGAGGCCTGCCGCCGCGCCCTGACCGGTGACGGCGCGCCCGTCGCAGAGCCCTCCACTCCTCCCCCGAGCCGCCTCACGGACGTCCTGCCCCGGCTGCGGATCCTCACGTCCGAGTGCAGCCACTTCAGCATCCGCAAGTCGGCCACGCTGCTCGGCATGGGCGCGGAGGCCGTCATCACCGTCCCCGGCGACGAGAACAAGCGGATGCGCACCGCCGACCTGGCCGACGAACTGGCGCGCTGCCACCGCGACGGGCTGATGCCCATGGCCGTCGTCGCCACCGCGGGCACCACCGACTTCGGCTCCATCGACCCGCTCCCCGAGATCGCCGACCTGCGCGACCGGTACGGCACCTGGATGCATGTCGACGCCGCCTACGGCTGCGGCCTGCTGGTCTCCCGCCGCCGCGCCCTGCTGACCGGCATCGAACGCGCCGACTCGGTGACCGTCGACTACCACAAGTCCTTCTTCCAGCCGGTCAGTTCCAGCGCCGTCCTGGTCCGCGACCGCGCCACCCTGCGGCACGTCACCTACCACGCGGACTATCTCAATCCGCGCCGCATGGTGGAGCGGCGCATCCCCAACCAGGTCGACAAGTCGATCCAGACCACCCGCCGCTTCGACGCCCTCAAGCTCTGGCTCACCCTGCGCATCATGGGTGCCGGGGCCGTCGGGGAACTCTTCGACGACGTCATCGACCGCGCCGCGGAAGCCTGGAAACTGCTCCACGACGACCCCCGCTTCTCCGTCGTCGTCGAACCCCAGCTGAGCACCCTGGTCTTCCGCTACGTCCCCAGCACCGACCAGGACCCCGAACTCTGCGACCGGGTCAACCTGCACCTCCGGGACGCCCTGTTCGCCTCCGGTGACGCGATCGTCGCGGGCACCGTCGTCGACGGCCGCCACCACCTCAAATTCACCCTGCTCAACCCGGAGACCACCCTCGAGGACATCGCCGCCGTCCTCGATCTGATCGCCGAACACGCCGGCGCCTACCTCGCCGAGCAGTCCCGGCCGGCCCTCAGCGCGCGCTGA
- a CDS encoding lysine N(6)-hydroxylase/L-ornithine N(5)-oxygenase family protein translates to MSAPYDFIAIGLGPFNLGLACLTEPIDGLDGLFLDDKPSFDWHPGMMLDSSHLQVPFLADLVSLADPTSPFSFLNYLKESGRLYPFYIRENFYPLRAEFNDYCRWAAGKLDSIRFAHRVTLVEYDPGTELYVVHAEHLPTGERTTHRARKLVLGTGTPPHLPDACQGLGGDLLHNADYLAAKPALQAKESITLIGSGQSAAEIYYDLLQDIDSHGYHLTWATRSPRFFPLEYTKLTLEMTSPEYVDYFHALPGATRDRLNASHKNLYKGIDSELINDIFDLLYQKNLAGPVRTRLLTNTALNHAGYDESSGTYTLGLRQEEQGTDFTLDTQGLILATGYRYRVPDFLAPVHDRIAWDDAGRYDVARNYSIDTAGHGIYVQNAELHTHGFVTPDLGMAAYRNACIIRELLGREYYPVEKAIAFQEFAAPAGPHHPMEIPA, encoded by the coding sequence GTGTCCGCCCCTTACGACTTCATTGCCATCGGCCTCGGCCCGTTCAACCTGGGACTGGCCTGCCTGACCGAGCCGATCGACGGACTCGACGGCCTGTTCCTCGACGACAAGCCGTCCTTCGACTGGCACCCCGGCATGATGCTGGACAGCAGCCACCTCCAGGTGCCCTTCCTCGCCGACCTGGTCAGCCTCGCGGACCCCACCTCGCCCTTCTCGTTCCTGAACTACCTCAAGGAATCGGGGCGGCTCTACCCGTTCTACATCCGCGAGAACTTCTATCCGCTGCGCGCCGAGTTCAACGACTACTGCCGCTGGGCGGCCGGCAAGCTGGACAGCATCCGCTTCGCCCACCGGGTCACGCTCGTCGAGTACGACCCCGGCACGGAGCTCTACGTCGTGCACGCCGAGCACCTCCCCACCGGCGAGCGCACCACCCACCGCGCCCGCAAGCTCGTCCTGGGCACCGGCACCCCGCCCCACCTCCCCGACGCCTGCCAGGGCCTGGGCGGCGATCTGCTGCACAACGCCGACTACCTGGCGGCCAAGCCCGCCCTCCAGGCCAAGGAGAGCATCACCCTCATCGGCAGCGGCCAGAGCGCCGCCGAGATCTACTACGACCTCCTCCAGGACATCGACAGCCACGGCTACCACCTGACCTGGGCCACCCGCTCCCCGCGCTTCTTCCCCCTCGAATACACCAAGCTCACGCTGGAGATGACCTCACCGGAGTACGTGGACTACTTCCACGCCCTCCCCGGGGCCACCCGCGACCGGCTCAACGCCTCGCACAAGAACCTCTACAAGGGCATCGACTCCGAGCTGATCAACGACATCTTCGATCTGCTCTACCAGAAGAACCTGGCCGGCCCGGTCCGCACCCGTCTGCTCACCAACACCGCCCTGAACCACGCCGGTTACGACGAATCCAGCGGCACCTACACCCTCGGCCTGCGCCAGGAGGAACAGGGCACCGACTTCACCCTCGACACCCAGGGCCTGATCCTCGCCACCGGCTACCGCTACCGCGTACCGGACTTCCTCGCCCCCGTCCACGACCGCATCGCCTGGGACGACGCCGGCCGCTACGACGTGGCCCGCAACTACAGCATCGACACCGCCGGCCACGGCATCTACGTGCAGAACGCCGAGCTGCACACCCACGGCTTCGTCACCCCCGACCTCGGCATGGCCGCGTACCGCAACGCCTGCATCATCCGCGAGCTGCTCGGCCGCGAGTACTACCCGGTCGAAAAGGCCATCGCCTTCCAGGAGTTCGCCGCCCCGGCCGGCCCGCACCACCCCATGGAGATCCCCGCATGA
- a CDS encoding GNAT family N-acetyltransferase — translation MSTPLFTRTDPALGEFALRPVDPSGDAAMLHRWVTDPKAVFWLMQDCDLAAVEKEFARIAADPFHHAFLGLHNGTPAFLVERYDPAHRELVGVHAAEPGDVGMHFLAAPTDTPVHGFTLAVLTTVMEMLFADPGTRRVVVEPDARNTAVHALNKAVGFEVLRTVSLPSKDACLSTCTRDQFLATRGENR, via the coding sequence ATGAGCACCCCGCTGTTCACCCGCACCGACCCCGCGCTCGGGGAGTTCGCCCTGCGCCCGGTCGACCCGTCCGGCGACGCCGCGATGCTGCACCGCTGGGTCACCGACCCCAAGGCCGTCTTCTGGCTGATGCAGGACTGCGACCTCGCCGCCGTCGAGAAGGAATTCGCGCGGATAGCCGCCGACCCCTTCCACCACGCCTTCCTCGGCCTGCACAACGGCACCCCGGCCTTCCTCGTGGAGCGCTACGACCCCGCCCACCGCGAACTGGTCGGCGTCCATGCCGCCGAACCCGGCGACGTCGGCATGCACTTCCTGGCGGCCCCCACCGACACCCCCGTCCACGGCTTCACCCTCGCCGTGCTCACCACCGTCATGGAGATGCTCTTCGCCGACCCCGGCACCCGCCGGGTCGTGGTCGAACCCGACGCCCGCAACACCGCCGTCCACGCCCTCAACAAGGCCGTCGGCTTCGAGGTCCTGCGGACCGTCTCCCTCCCCTCCAAAGACGCCTGCCTCAGCACCTGCACCCGCGACCAGTTCCTGGCCACCCGAGGAGAGAACCGATGA
- a CDS encoding IucA/IucC family protein — protein MTAPTDGTPHLPARDAVAHLTPDLWARANRLLIRKGLAEFSHERLLAPQRLPQDGHYVVHSDDGATAYRFTARRQALDHWQVDADSITRHRDEHALPLDALAFFIELRDALGLGEEILPVYLEEISSTLSGTAYKLAAEAPTAAGLATSGFQAIETGMTEGHPCFVANNGRLGFGIHEYHAYAPETASPLRLMWLAAHRDHATFTAGAGLDYDTLVRDELDETTRTRFAATLTGLGLEPDDYYFFPTHPWQWWNKLSITFAAEIAQQRLVCLGPGDDDYLAQQSIRTFFNTAHPTKHYVKTALSVLNMGFMRGLSASYMKATPAINDWLARLISADDTFRAARFSIIRERAALGYHHRRYEDATTKDSPYRKMLAALWRESPVPTLEPGERLATMASLLHVDRAGGSFAAALIEESGLEPAVWLRRYLDAYLTPVLHAFYAYDLVFMPHGENAILVIEDGAVDRVIFKDIAEEIAVMDPNAVLPPAVERIRADVPEDKKLLSVFTDVFDCFFRFLSGTLADLGILDEDTFWHTVAACALDYQASAPHLADKFRQYDLFTDEFALSCLNRLQLRNNQQMVDLQDPAGALQLMGTLRNPLAPYAPAS, from the coding sequence ATGACCGCCCCCACCGACGGCACCCCGCACCTCCCTGCCCGGGACGCCGTCGCCCACCTCACCCCCGACCTGTGGGCGCGCGCCAACCGCCTGCTGATCCGCAAGGGCCTGGCCGAGTTCTCCCATGAGCGACTGCTCGCCCCGCAGCGCCTCCCGCAGGACGGCCACTACGTCGTCCACAGCGACGACGGCGCCACCGCCTACCGCTTCACCGCCCGCAGACAGGCCCTGGACCACTGGCAGGTCGATGCCGACAGCATCACCCGCCACCGCGACGAGCACGCACTCCCCCTGGACGCCCTGGCCTTCTTCATCGAACTGCGCGACGCACTCGGCCTCGGCGAGGAGATCCTGCCGGTCTACCTGGAGGAGATCAGCTCCACCCTCTCCGGCACCGCCTACAAACTCGCCGCCGAAGCGCCCACCGCCGCCGGACTCGCCACGTCCGGCTTCCAGGCCATCGAGACCGGCATGACCGAGGGCCACCCCTGTTTCGTCGCCAACAACGGCCGCCTCGGCTTCGGCATCCACGAGTACCACGCCTACGCGCCGGAGACCGCGAGCCCCCTGCGGCTGATGTGGCTCGCCGCCCACCGCGACCACGCCACCTTCACCGCCGGCGCCGGCCTCGACTACGACACCCTCGTACGCGACGAACTCGACGAGACCACCCGCACCCGCTTCGCCGCCACCCTCACCGGCCTCGGCCTCGAACCCGACGACTACTACTTCTTCCCCACCCACCCCTGGCAGTGGTGGAACAAACTCTCCATCACCTTCGCCGCCGAGATCGCCCAGCAGCGGCTGGTCTGCCTCGGCCCCGGCGACGACGACTACCTCGCCCAGCAGTCCATCCGCACCTTCTTCAACACCGCCCACCCCACCAAGCACTATGTGAAAACGGCCCTCTCCGTCCTCAACATGGGCTTCATGCGCGGCCTCTCGGCGTCGTACATGAAGGCCACCCCGGCCATCAACGACTGGCTGGCCCGCCTGATCTCCGCGGACGACACCTTCCGGGCCGCCCGTTTCTCGATCATCCGTGAGCGCGCCGCCCTCGGCTACCACCACCGCCGGTACGAGGACGCCACCACCAAGGACTCCCCGTACCGCAAGATGCTCGCCGCCCTGTGGCGCGAGAGCCCCGTGCCCACCCTCGAACCCGGCGAGCGCCTGGCCACCATGGCCTCGCTCCTCCACGTCGACCGTGCCGGCGGCTCGTTCGCCGCCGCACTGATCGAGGAGTCCGGCCTGGAGCCCGCCGTCTGGCTCCGCCGCTACCTGGACGCGTACCTCACCCCCGTCCTGCACGCCTTCTACGCCTACGACCTGGTGTTCATGCCGCACGGCGAGAACGCCATCCTGGTCATCGAGGACGGCGCCGTGGACCGCGTCATCTTCAAGGACATTGCCGAAGAGATCGCCGTCATGGACCCGAACGCGGTCCTGCCACCCGCCGTCGAACGCATCCGCGCCGACGTCCCCGAGGACAAGAAGCTCCTCTCCGTCTTCACCGACGTCTTCGACTGCTTCTTCCGCTTCCTGAGCGGCACCCTCGCCGACCTCGGCATCCTCGACGAGGACACCTTCTGGCACACGGTCGCCGCCTGTGCCCTCGACTACCAGGCGTCCGCTCCCCACCTCGCCGACAAGTTCCGCCAGTACGACCTGTTCACCGACGAGTTCGCCCTCTCCTGCCTCAACCGCCTTCAGCTGCGCAACAACCAGCAGATGGTCGACCTCCAGGACCCCGCGGGCGCCCTCCAGCTCATGGGCACCCTCCGCAACCCCCTCGCCCCGTACGCACCGGCCTCCTGA
- a CDS encoding tetratricopeptide repeat protein, producing MPIPEDVTGDEIDKDVRQELLSLPKTLADDVAKNLVMVAKLLDEDPEKAYGYSRVALRLASRVAAVREAAGFAAYAVGKYSEALAEFRAARRMTGSMELWPVMADCERGLGRPEKAMAMAGEPEVQKLDRAGQVEMRLVAAGARRDMGQADAAVVTLQSPELASSAVHPWTARLRYAYADALLAVGREDEARDWFAKALEADQGGTTDASDRLAELDGVEFTDALEEADEIEDAAEVEGARDDEGPAKD from the coding sequence CTGCCGATTCCTGAGGACGTCACCGGTGACGAGATCGACAAGGATGTGCGGCAGGAGCTGCTGAGCCTGCCGAAGACGCTTGCCGACGATGTCGCCAAGAACCTGGTGATGGTGGCGAAGCTGCTGGACGAGGACCCGGAGAAGGCGTACGGGTACTCGCGGGTGGCGCTGCGGCTGGCGTCCAGGGTCGCGGCGGTGCGCGAGGCCGCGGGCTTCGCGGCGTACGCGGTCGGCAAGTACAGCGAGGCGCTGGCGGAGTTCCGTGCGGCGCGGCGGATGACCGGCAGCATGGAGCTGTGGCCCGTCATGGCGGACTGCGAGCGCGGTCTCGGGCGGCCGGAGAAGGCGATGGCCATGGCCGGCGAGCCCGAGGTCCAGAAGCTGGACCGAGCCGGACAGGTCGAGATGCGGCTGGTCGCGGCGGGTGCCCGGCGCGACATGGGGCAGGCGGACGCGGCGGTGGTGACGCTGCAGAGCCCGGAGCTCGCGTCGAGTGCGGTGCACCCGTGGACGGCGCGACTGCGGTACGCGTACGCGGATGCGCTGCTGGCGGTCGGGCGCGAGGACGAGGCGCGGGACTGGTTCGCCAAGGCGCTGGAGGCCGACCAGGGCGGCACGACGGATGCCTCGGACCGGCTCGCGGAGCTGGACGGGGTGGAGTTCACCGACGCGCTGGAGGAGGCCGACGAGATCGAGGACGCGGCCGAGGTCGAGGGTGCGCGGGACGACGAGGGTCCGGCGAAGGACTGA